The Streptomyces sp. TLI_105 DNA segment CCGAAGCCTCCGGTTCCGCCCGAGCCGCCGAAGCCGGTGGCGGCGGGCGGGGGCGCGGAGCCGCCCGAGGGATCGATGATCGCCTCGATCTTCCAGTTCACGTTGAACTGCTCGGCGAGGGCCTGCTTGAGGACGTCCTCGCTGCCGCTGCTCGCGAAGTTGTCCCGGGCACCGGCGTTGAGGAAGCCGAGCTGGAGCGTCGTGCCGTCGAACCCCGCCACCTGGGCGTTCTGGCTGAGCAGGATCCAGGTGAAGCGGCGCCGGTTCTTGACGGCGTCGAGGATCTGCGGCCACAGGTTCCGCACCTGGGCCGTGTCCCCGCCACCGCCCGCGGCGGCCGGCGGCGGGGCCTGCGGCGCGGACTGCGCCTGCACGGGCGCGGGGGCCGGGACGGAGGGCGCCGCGGACGCGCCGGGCCAGGCGCCGGGCGCGCCGCCGCCGGGGGCGGCGGCACCCGGCCAGGCACCGGGCCGGGCCGCGGCGGGCTGCTCCTGCACGGGCGCGGGGGCCGGCGGCGCGGGCTGCGCCTGGACCGGGGCGGGGGCCGGCGGGGGCGGGGCCATCGGGGTGTGGGCCTCCGGGCCGGGCACGTACGCCATGGCGGGCGCCGGAGGTCCGGGCGTGAAGACGGGCGCGGGCGCGGCGGCCGCCCCGCGCTCCAGCCGGTCGAGCCGCGCCTGGAGGGAACGCTCGTCGTCGAAGGCGGCGGGCAGCAGCACGCGCGCGCAGATCAGCTCCAGCTGCAGCCGGGGCGAGGTGGCCCCGCGCATCTCGGTCAGTCCCGCGTTGACGAGGTCGGCCGCACGGCTCAGCTCGGCCGCACCGAAGACGGAGGCCTGGGCCTGCATGCGCTCGATGACGTCGACGGGGGCGTCGATGAGCCCCTTCTCGGCGGCGTCGGGCACGGCGGCGAGGATCACGAGGTCCCGCAGCCGCTCCAGCAGATCGGCGACGAACCGCCGGGGGTCGTTCCCGCCCTCGATGACCCGGTCGACGACCTCGAAGGCGGCGGCGCCGTCCCCGGCGGCGAACGCGTCGACGACGGAGTCGAGCAGCGACCCGTCCGTGTATCCGAGAAGGGAGGTGGCCATGGAATACGTCACACCGTCGTCGGCGGCACCGGCGAGCAGCTGGTCCATCACCGACATCGAGTCACGCACGGACCCGGCGCCGGCGCGGACGACCAGCGGCAGCACCCCGTCCTCGACGGGAATGCCCTCGCGCCCGCACACCTCGCCGAGGTACTCCCGGAGCGTCCCCGGCGGCACGAGCCGGAAGGGGTAGTGATGGGTCCGCGACCGAATGGTCCCGATGACCTTCTCGGGCTCGGTGGTGGCAAAAATGAACTTGAGGTGCTCCGGCGGCTCCTCGACCACCTTCAGGAGGGCGTTGAAGCCCGCCGAGGTGACCATGTGGGCCTCGTCGATGATGTAGATCTTGTACCGGCTGGAGGCGGGCCCGAAGAAGGCCTTCTCCCGCAGGTCACGGGCGTCGTCCACGCCACCATGGGAAGCGGCGTCGATCTCGATGACGTCGATCGACCCCGGCCCGTTCCGCGCGAGGTCCCGACAGGACTGGCACTCACCGCACGGGGTGGGCGTGGGCCCCTGCTCGCAGTTCAGACACCGCGCGAGGATGCGCGCACTGGTCGTCTTGCCACACCCGCGGGGCCCGCTGAACAGGTACGCGTGATTGACCCGGTTGTTCCGCAGGGCCTGCTGCAACGGGTCGGTGACATGCTCCTGCCCGATGACCTCGGCGAAGGACTCGGGACGGTAGCGGCGGTACAGCGCGAGAGACGACACGTATACGAGGTTATAGGCGCCCACCGACAACCCGGGAAAACGGGAACGGGCGGGAGCGGGGGCGCGGGGCGCGACCCGGGGCGCGGGGCGCGGGGCGCGGACGAGGCGAGGTCAGGGGCGCGGGGCGCGGCGAGGTCAGGGGCGCGGCCCAGGGAACGCAAGCGCCCCCCACGCACCTGCCAGAGCCGACCTACCCTTGCTGCCTTCCGGCCCTGGGGGAGTTCAGTCAGATAGCACCGCGTGAGGGGCTCCGCCCAGCGTACCCGATCCGAACCCCCACCTGTCCCCCCCCCTCCCCGACCTGCACCCCTCACCCACCCCCACGCCGAGATCACGTGCGCGAGCACCCCTTCCGGTCATGTAATGTTCTCCCCGGAGGATTCGCCTAGAGGCCTAGGGCGCACGCTTGGAAAGCGTGTTGGGGGCAACCCCTCACGAGTTCGAATCTCGTATCCTCCGCCATTGCTCTCACCGGGCAATTCGTTGAAGGGCCCCACCGTTCGCGGTGGGGCCCTTCGACGTACATGGTTACAGTTCCCGTCTACCGCCCGTTGAGGACGGCCCGGCAGACGTTGCAGTACATAGCCGCGTTCTGCCCGTAACGCCGCATCATCTGGCTGCAGCCGACGCACAGCCCAAGCTCCCATGGCGGGCAGCCCAGCGCCGCGGAGGCGGCGGCGCGTTCTACGGCGGTGATCCGCATCGAGTCGCGGGAGCGCTGGACCGGCATACGAGGAAGCGTGAAGCCGCCCGTCGGCTGATCGAGATCGCGGACGGGACGCCTGTCACTGATGAACCAGCCCTCCTCACCCGCTCGGCAGCTGCGGTCGATCTCCTGCTCGGCGAAGGTGATCACGTCGTCCTCCTCTTCGGCCGGAGCCATCGGAAGAGGGACCCTCTCGCCGATGAGCTCCTGCCAAAGCGTGCGATCGTCGGCCGAGACCCACATGTGCCGACCGGCGCGGCCGCTTCTTCGGTTGGGCACGTAGACCGGGACGCTCTCGCCCGTAGCGCTCTGCAGGACCAGGTCCTCGATGTGGACGGGCTCACGTTGAGGGAGGCACAGCGCGGGCACGAACCAGTCCGCGTGAATCGCGCCACAGTGGCCGGCGCCTTCGCTGAAGAGGCAGTGTCGCTCGCTACTCGGAACGCACTTCCAGACTTCGAGGTGCCGGTACCCGCCACGGATCACCATCTCCTTGCCGTCGGCGATGTCCTTCCACGGCATGTCGTCCACGCGCGCCCAGGGAGCCCGGTCAATCAGGGAAGCCGTCCGGTCCTTCGCCACCCAGAGCGGCGTGATGCCGTGCTCCACGGCGTTGACCGAGCGCCGGTGCACGCTGCTGGGACTGAGGTGGTGGTACTGGATCTCCCAGCCGATCCGTATGCCGCCGGGCCCGACGACGACGGCGTCCGAGACGCTGCGCCGGCTGCCCATGGGAACCTCGGCTTCGGCATCCAGGCCGTACCGCCCGGCGGTCTCGACGATCCGCTCCTTGGTGGCCTTGTGCTGGGCGCTCTCCGCCGGCGTCGCCTTGTGCGTAATCGGAAGATGCGAGGCGACGAGCGGCCGCCGACCGCCTACGCGCCCTCGGCGGATGAACATCCAGGGCGACTTGCCACCCGATTCCGACAGGCACTCGCGTTTCTCGTGGTGCGCCAGGCATTCAAGCAGCTGCGGATCGCGCTCGGAGACGCTGGCGGTGATCTCCTGGAGCAGATCGGGTCGGTCCGGGTGACCGAGGTCGGGCAGGGACAGATTGATCTCTATGCCATATCCGGTGTGCCACACCCCATTTGCCATTTCTCCACCATAAGAAGAACCACTGGTGCTCCAACAGGGCGCATGGTCAGAGGCGTTGGCAGCAGTTGCCCTGCACTACCGAATCGCCGGGGGTATCGAGCGGGCCGAAGGGACCGTCGAACTCCCGGGTGGGCAAGGGCTCCGCAACAGCCTGCCTCGATCCCATCCGAGTTGTGCGTGCGCATGTCTGAAACCAGCCTCAGTGGTTCCGCGAGCGTGAGTAGGATCACGCTTCACCCGCGCGGCCAGGTAGGGCCGCCCGCAGTGTCTACTCACCCGCTCCCCAGCTCGCGAAGGTGGATGGATGACGGCTCCCACAATCGGGACGTTGCTTCTGCAGAACAGGTACGAAATCACCGCGGGTCCGCACACAGGTGATGGCGAATCCCAGGTCTGGGAGGCTTTCAGCGACGGCTACACGTACCTGCTCAAGACGTGGACGTACGAGGGTGAGCAACCGGACAGGGTGCAGCGCGCCCTCTGGGACCACGAACTGCGCACCCTGTACAAGATCGCGAGCAGTCCCAGGGCAGACGACGCCCTGGTCGTGCTGAAGGACGCCGGCCTCGACCGGGGACACAACTGCTTCGTCATGGTCCTGGAGGCGCCGGGCTACGAGCGCGTCGCCACCGCGCTACGACGCCGGGCACGCTACCCCTGGCTCTCGAACCGCGGGACAGCCGCCCGCGAACAGTTGTGGAACGGCTTACGGCGTGTCGCCACAGGGCTGAACCTGCTGCACGAGCGACAGGTCCTGCACCGGGGCGTGGACCTCGACTCCCTCTTCTTCGACGAGGACCTCGGTGCCGAGTCCCTGCGACTCGGCGGCTTCGAGTGGTCCGTCAAACTGGGCCGTCCGGTGGGGACCCAGCCCCCTGTCGGCTGGCCGGTTCCACCGGAGCGCACCACTGGGGGCGTGACTGCCTGGCGTCAGGACGACGACTGGTTCGCCTTCGGCATCCTCTGCGCACGGCTGCTCCTCGACCTTGAACGCTTCACCACCAATCCCCCGCCCGAGCGTCACGCACGGGTGCTCAAGACCATCGACACCGCCAAGACCGAGCTGACCGAGGTCGAACGCAAGCTGCTGCTGGACCTCGTCGCCGAAGACCCGCTGGAGCGCCTGACCGCGCCATACGACATCATTGGCCGGATCCAGGACATTACGCGGGCCCTGGCGAACCCCCTGCGCACCCAGCAGGAAGATGCCCAGTACGTCCTGGCCCTCGATCTGCGGCGGCCGGAGTTCATCGATCACCTGATGGACAGCGGGCTACGCGACCACCTGCGCCTCGATCCAATGGGGACCTTCATCCCCGGGGACCCGATCCACCGGAAGGAGGCCTGCGAGTTCGTCCGCCAGGACCTGCAGAAGCCCCTTCTGTACGCCGTCCCCAACAGGCCGTACTTCATCCTCGTCGGCGGCAGGCTCAGCCTGAGGATCACGCCGCACCGGGGGAAGGACGGCACGTCCAGCTGGCAGGTCGCGGACTGCCGGTCCGCCCAGCCGCTGCTCTACAGCGAGGGCGACGACAGCTTCCGCGAACTCCCACCCGGCCGCGTGTTCGCCTATGCCAGGGACGAGGTGGCCCGCGACCGTACGATCGCGCAGAACGCCACGTCGTGGGAGCTCGCGCTACCGAAGATCGATCGCAGTGCCCAGGTCTCGCGCGAGCTCGGCCGCTTCCACGAGTTCGTCCGCGTGAGCAATCAGATCGAGCTGCTCCTCCTCGACTCGCAGATCTTCCCGTACGAAGTCGTCCGCGCCCCGTGGCAGGAGGACGGCGTGGAGCGGGCCGTGGTCAAGGAGCGCGCGCGCCCCGAAGGACACGAGATCTTCGAGCCGTTCCGCGTCGACCTCATCGACTTCCTGCAGAAGGAGGTACGGGGCAGCGACCGCAAGGTGATCCTGTCGGGAGCCCGCGACGGCGCCCGCCTCAAGCTCCCGCCCCGGGACCCCCAGTCCGACGACGACGGCAACGTGTGGCAGGTCGACGACATGGACCAGGCAACCGAGTGCATCACCCTCAGCCGCCCGGGCCTGAGCAAGGGTCGGGTGAAGCTGGAGAAGGAGGGGTTCCTCCGCAGCGCTGGCATGCCCGGGCAGATCAGTCTGTTCCGGCGTCGCAAGAAGGCCATCGACGCCCTCGACCAGCACGGATACCTCCTGCGCTCGCTGGCCACCCCGAGCCACGTCCGCATGGACACCGGCGCCTCCGAGCTTCCCGTCGAACTCGACCACGAACGGGTCGACGAGCCCAAGCGGGCCAGCATCGAGGACATCCTGCGGGTTCGACCCATCTACACGCTGCAAGGGCCGCCCGGCACGGGCAAGACCACCCTCGTCGCCTGGCTGCTGCGCGAGATCATCACCGAGGATCCCGTCGTCCAGGTGCTGGTCACGGCCCAGGCCCACGGAGCCGTCGACGTGCTCAGGGCGAAGGTGGGCGAGGCGTTCCAGGACGTACCCGAGGCCGACAGGCCGCTACAGATCCGGCTGCGGGGTCCGCACAAGGCCGGAACCACCCTGCCGGAGGATGGCGTCGAGGGCGTGGCCAGGACGGTGCTCCAGCGCAGCATCTCCCAGCTCGAAGCCATGAGTTCGCCCAGCGAGGTGCAGCTCGCCTGGCTGGACGACGCGAAGGCCATGGTCAGCGAGATCAACATGATGCAGGAGCGGGGGGACCTCGGCCCCCGTTCGTCAGACTTCGTCGAGCTGGTCAAACGCGGCGCGAACCTCACGTACTGCACCACCAGCGCTGGCGACCTGGTCGCCCTCGCCGCTGGTCAGGCGTTCGACTGGTCGATCGTCGAGGAGGCGGGCAAGGCGCACGCGTTCGACCTCGCGCTGCCACTGCAGGCAGGTCATCGCTGGCTGCTGATCGGTGACCACAAGCAGCTGGATCCCTACCGGTACGAGGACTACCACAAGGGGATCGACAAGCTGGACCCGGTGGCTCACATCCTCAGCCGCCTCAAACCACGGGCTTCCGGCATGCTCGACCAGGAATGGCTCGACTCGTGGGAGCGCCGCAGCCAGCCGGACCGGGACGAGTTCCGCGAGTACTCCAAGGAATGGCTGAAGACCTTCCACCGTCTGTACGAGTACTGCGCCGTGGCCACGGGTGCGGACCGTCTCGTCACCGACACGGAGGCGAAGGGAGCGTCTGCGGGGCAGTTGATCGGCCAGCACCGCATGCACCCGGACATCGGCCGGCTGATCTCCGAGGCTTACTACCAGGGGCGGTTGATGAACCGCACCCTGGACAAGCAAGGCGAACCGGTCGAGCGGGTGCGTCACGGATTCCACACCCCGAGCGGCCTTCGTGACCGTGCCGTGGTCTGGCTCGACGTGCCGTGGTGCCGCGACGATGCCACCACTCATGAGGTAGGTCCGAACAGCGGCCAGTCGAAGTACACCAATCCTTCGGAGGCGCGCGCGCTCGCCAACTTCCTGCAGACCCTCGGACCGGACGGCGGGTGTCAGGGCAAGCTCGCGGTGCTGGCGCCGTACTCACGGCAGGTGAGCCTGCTCAGCAAGCAGTTGCGGGACACGCCCCTCCCCGCCGGACTGCAGGTCCAGCTGGGTCTCAAGGCCGAAGCGGACAACAGCAACCGGTTCCCCGCCCACACGGTCGACTCCTTCCAGGGCAACCAGGCGGACGTCGTCGCCATCAGCCTGGTCCGCAACAACGAGAAGGAGATCGGTCACGGCCTGGGATTCCTCGACGACCCGGGCCGGATGAACGTGCTCCTCTCGCGGGCTGAGCGCCTGCTGATCCTCGTAGGGTCCTGGGACTTCTTCCTCCACCAGGTGCAGGCAGTACGCCTCGAAGACGAGTCCCAACCCCTGTGGTCCTTCAAGAAGATCGTCACCCTGCTCGACGAATGGTTCCTGGATGGCAGGGCTCTACGTATCCCGGCTGACCTCAGGGAGCACTCGTGATCGTCCTCGTACCCGTGAGCATGTTCAGCGTCAACTTCAGCGTGGCCCGGGGCCGCCCGTACAGCCGTCTGGAGCGGCGGGTTCTGGAGGAGATCGCCGCACAGGCAGGTGTCGCCCCCGACCAAGGCGCGACCCTGACCTCTCTGTGCGACACCTTCCGCGTCCACGAACGGCTGATGGTCGAAGCCGTGGTGACCCTGGTCGGTGCGGGATGGGTCGCCGTCACCAGCGGCCGGGAGGCCACTTTCGTCCTCACCGACGAAGGGCAGCAGGCATGCTTGTCCGGCAAGGACCCGGCATCGGTCGTCGTGGCCCCTGCCGCGCCCTGCACCGTGGTTCTCGATCGCACGGCAGGACAGCTGGCCAGGCGAGGTGAAGTGCTGACCGTCTCGAAGCAAGAGGCACGGCCGGACCTCAACCCGTCCACGCCCTTGCGCATCGTGCGCAACGCACTGGACGAGTCCCAGATCCAGAAGCTACTGCCCCGAAATAGCGGCGAGTGGGTGCGCAGCATCGGACGGCCCCGGCTCGTGACGGTCGACCGTTTCCTCCCCGTGCGCGTCGACCTCGTCGACCGGTTCATCGCGGGGCTCCCGCGGGGCTGGCACCAGGCTCTGTCGGCCGA contains these protein-coding regions:
- a CDS encoding AAA domain-containing protein is translated as MTAPTIGTLLLQNRYEITAGPHTGDGESQVWEAFSDGYTYLLKTWTYEGEQPDRVQRALWDHELRTLYKIASSPRADDALVVLKDAGLDRGHNCFVMVLEAPGYERVATALRRRARYPWLSNRGTAAREQLWNGLRRVATGLNLLHERQVLHRGVDLDSLFFDEDLGAESLRLGGFEWSVKLGRPVGTQPPVGWPVPPERTTGGVTAWRQDDDWFAFGILCARLLLDLERFTTNPPPERHARVLKTIDTAKTELTEVERKLLLDLVAEDPLERLTAPYDIIGRIQDITRALANPLRTQQEDAQYVLALDLRRPEFIDHLMDSGLRDHLRLDPMGTFIPGDPIHRKEACEFVRQDLQKPLLYAVPNRPYFILVGGRLSLRITPHRGKDGTSSWQVADCRSAQPLLYSEGDDSFRELPPGRVFAYARDEVARDRTIAQNATSWELALPKIDRSAQVSRELGRFHEFVRVSNQIELLLLDSQIFPYEVVRAPWQEDGVERAVVKERARPEGHEIFEPFRVDLIDFLQKEVRGSDRKVILSGARDGARLKLPPRDPQSDDDGNVWQVDDMDQATECITLSRPGLSKGRVKLEKEGFLRSAGMPGQISLFRRRKKAIDALDQHGYLLRSLATPSHVRMDTGASELPVELDHERVDEPKRASIEDILRVRPIYTLQGPPGTGKTTLVAWLLREIITEDPVVQVLVTAQAHGAVDVLRAKVGEAFQDVPEADRPLQIRLRGPHKAGTTLPEDGVEGVARTVLQRSISQLEAMSSPSEVQLAWLDDAKAMVSEINMMQERGDLGPRSSDFVELVKRGANLTYCTTSAGDLVALAAGQAFDWSIVEEAGKAHAFDLALPLQAGHRWLLIGDHKQLDPYRYEDYHKGIDKLDPVAHILSRLKPRASGMLDQEWLDSWERRSQPDRDEFREYSKEWLKTFHRLYEYCAVATGADRLVTDTEAKGASAGQLIGQHRMHPDIGRLISEAYYQGRLMNRTLDKQGEPVERVRHGFHTPSGLRDRAVVWLDVPWCRDDATTHEVGPNSGQSKYTNPSEARALANFLQTLGPDGGCQGKLAVLAPYSRQVSLLSKQLRDTPLPAGLQVQLGLKAEADNSNRFPAHTVDSFQGNQADVVAISLVRNNEKEIGHGLGFLDDPGRMNVLLSRAERLLILVGSWDFFLHQVQAVRLEDESQPLWSFKKIVTLLDEWFLDGRALRIPADLREHS
- a CDS encoding DNA polymerase III subunit gamma and tau, with protein sequence MSSLALYRRYRPESFAEVIGQEHVTDPLQQALRNNRVNHAYLFSGPRGCGKTTSARILARCLNCEQGPTPTPCGECQSCRDLARNGPGSIDVIEIDAASHGGVDDARDLREKAFFGPASSRYKIYIIDEAHMVTSAGFNALLKVVEEPPEHLKFIFATTEPEKVIGTIRSRTHHYPFRLVPPGTLREYLGEVCGREGIPVEDGVLPLVVRAGAGSVRDSMSVMDQLLAGAADDGVTYSMATSLLGYTDGSLLDSVVDAFAAGDGAAAFEVVDRVIEGGNDPRRFVADLLERLRDLVILAAVPDAAEKGLIDAPVDVIERMQAQASVFGAAELSRAADLVNAGLTEMRGATSPRLQLELICARVLLPAAFDDERSLQARLDRLERGAAAAPAPVFTPGPPAPAMAYVPGPEAHTPMAPPPPAPAPVQAQPAPPAPAPVQEQPAAARPGAWPGAAAPGGGAPGAWPGASAAPSVPAPAPVQAQSAPQAPPPAAAGGGGDTAQVRNLWPQILDAVKNRRRFTWILLSQNAQVAGFDGTTLQLGFLNAGARDNFASSGSEDVLKQALAEQFNVNWKIEAIIDPSGGSAPPPAATGFGGSGGTGGFGGGSGAGGFGGGRSAAPAPAAAPAPAFQQGPPPAPVQAQPAPAASFQQAPPPAPAPAYSPPAPQPVAPEDDVPEEDDPDLVDSALSGHDLIVRELGATVVEEYTNE